From Microcebus murinus isolate Inina chromosome 13, M.murinus_Inina_mat1.0, whole genome shotgun sequence, the proteins below share one genomic window:
- the LOC142874908 gene encoding uncharacterized protein LOC142874908 codes for MRQTQDLEPKNTSPATGLPEPQRSPDTFRTQAPARGSQAWAGGCRGCGVAGRDRHLLSRRWTASSTSLRVVLPCPQGERKVAPEGRVLEGKEARAVLRPGLPRKPSPLNSARAVFLLQREGNLGTYVSRVPMWPQNYGAMHPNQDPWARSLPAQAEKVIKWKEATHSVWAANVGARDTESKRAGAPSAERARRTAGTPQAPRAGTRNYRKRPPRGAGSPTATPLGRRREERVPRDTPAAAPVEGVAGETAPGAQGMQASGSSLSMVRQRRGRTRNATDSGAVCPASGLPLLPHRPPTQRLSPLRAGMGLVHLRLSASPQELIEAHTCAEHVGRGRVRRGRD; via the coding sequence ATGAGACAAACCCAGGATCTGGAGCCAAAAAACACATCACCTGCCACTGGGTTGCCAGAACCACAGCGGTCCCCAGACACCTTCAGGACACAGGCCCCAGCGCGCGGgtcccaggcctgggctggcGGTTGCAGGGGCTGCGGGGTGGCGGGACGGGACCGACACCTCCTCAGCAGGCGCTGGACCGCTTCCAGCACGAGCTTGCGTGTGGTCCTGCCATGTCCACAGGGGGAGAGGAAGGTAGCCCCTGAGGGGCGGGTTCTCGAAGGAAAGGAAGCCCGCGCTGTCCTGAGGCCTGGGCTACCGCGCAAGCCGTCCCCACTGAACAGTGCCCGAGCTGTCTTTCTGCTGCAGCGGGAAGGCAACCTGGGCACTTACGTCTCCAGGGTCCCAATGTGGCCCCAGAACTACGGGGCCATGCACCCTAACCAGGACCCGTGGGCTCGCTCCCTCCCCGCACAGGCCGAAAAGGTGATAAAATGGAAAGAAGCGACACACTCAGTTTGGGCAGCCAACGTGGGCGCCAGGGACACGGAGAGCAAGCGCGCAGGTGCGCCGAGCGCAGAGCGCGCCAGGCGCACAGCAGGCACGCCGCAGGCGCCCCGCGCAGGGACGCGGAATTACCGCAAGCGTCCTCCCAGGGGCGCAGGGAGCCCCACGGCCACCCCTctaggcaggaggagggaagaaagggtaCCCCGAGACACCCCAGCCGCTGCGCCAGTGGAGGGGGTGGCTGGAGAGACCGCTCCAGGAGCCCAGGGGATGCAGGCCTCAGGGTCTTCCCTGAGCATGGTTCGCCAGAGGAGGGGACGGACACGTAATGCCACCGACTCCGGGGCTGTTTGTCCTGCCTCCGGGCTCCCCTTGCTGCCCCATAGACCTCCCACCCAAAGACTGAGCCCCTTAAGAGCAGGGATGGGTCTCGTGCACCTCCGGCTCAGTGCGAGTCCGCAGGAGCTGATTGAGGCGCACACGTGTGCTGAGCACGTGGGCAGGGGCCGTGTCCGCAGAGGCAGGGACTAA